The proteins below come from a single Psychrobacter sp. PL19 genomic window:
- the tnpB gene encoding IS200/IS605 family element RNA-guided endonuclease TnpB, whose product MSKQILKAHKIRLYPTEDQQIFFAKSFGCTRFIWNKMLSDKIEHYKESKTELKNTPAQYKTEFEWLKEIDSLALANVQQNLRSAYNKFFKQGSGFPKFKKKGIKDSYTTNNQKGTVAVTQSSVKLPKIGHIKAKVHRSINGLIKSATISKSPSGNYHVSLLVETVVDDLPKTQSNTGIDLGLIDFIVLSDGSKVANPKFLSKLQNKLAREQKILAKRRLVAKTQQRKLSESSNYQKQKTKVAKVYEKITNARKDFLHKLSFNLIKNHDVIAIEDLNVKGMVKNHKLAKAILDSSWSTFTTMLAYKADWYGKELVKIDRWYPSSKTCSGCGHLLTKAELPLSVRSWDCPSCLQKNNRDINASLNILNEGLRLVTLKTVGVTGLA is encoded by the coding sequence ATGAGCAAACAAATCCTTAAAGCCCATAAAATCAGACTGTACCCGACAGAGGATCAACAAATATTCTTTGCTAAGTCGTTTGGTTGCACGCGCTTTATTTGGAACAAGATGCTTAGTGATAAGATTGAGCATTATAAAGAGAGTAAGACTGAGCTTAAAAATACCCCTGCTCAATATAAGACTGAGTTTGAGTGGCTAAAAGAGATTGATAGTTTGGCGCTGGCCAACGTCCAGCAGAACCTACGCAGTGCTTATAATAAATTCTTCAAACAAGGGTCAGGCTTCCCTAAGTTCAAGAAGAAAGGCATCAAAGACAGTTACACCACCAACAATCAAAAGGGTACGGTAGCGGTCACACAAAGCAGCGTTAAGTTGCCTAAAATCGGTCACATCAAGGCGAAGGTACACCGCTCTATCAATGGCTTAATTAAAAGCGCTACCATCAGTAAAAGCCCATCCGGTAACTACCATGTCAGCTTATTGGTTGAAACAGTGGTCGATGACCTGCCTAAAACCCAGTCAAACACCGGTATTGATTTAGGATTAATAGACTTCATCGTCCTATCAGACGGGTCAAAAGTTGCTAATCCTAAATTTCTATCAAAATTGCAAAATAAACTGGCGCGAGAACAAAAAATATTGGCCAAACGCAGATTGGTTGCTAAAACTCAGCAGCGCAAGCTGTCTGAGAGCAGCAACTATCAAAAGCAGAAAACAAAAGTCGCTAAAGTTTATGAAAAAATAACCAATGCACGCAAAGACTTCCTACACAAACTCTCGTTCAATCTCATTAAAAACCACGATGTTATTGCAATTGAGGATTTAAACGTCAAGGGCATGGTTAAAAACCACAAACTTGCCAAAGCCATATTGGACAGCTCATGGTCTACTTTTACCACCATGCTTGCGTATAAAGCAGACTGGTATGGCAAAGAGCTTGTCAAAATAGACAGGTGGTATCCGTCCTCTAAAACCTGCTCAGGGTGCGGTCACTTACTGACTAAAGCTGAGCTGCCACTATCGGTAAGATCATGGGATTGCCCGAGCTGCTTGCAAAAAAATAATCGAGATATCAATGCCAGCCTTAATATCTTAAACGAGGGATTAAGACTGGTAACACTCAAAACTGTCGGTGTGACAGGGTTAGCTTAG
- a CDS encoding HD domain-containing protein has product MSNDLTAITEYLLELDALKLVNRRTYIDGGARLENSAEHSWHLAMACWSISRSFNLDISEEKLLKLALIHDLGEIDAGDTFLYASDRSTAHTAEREGVKRLKTYPGNGVAELSELWEEQETGDSLETKLLKAVDRMLPFLHNISSEGKTWRELGIKKSQVLAAHAFIAHDFPEIHSWMLDNIQVAVQEGWLQDS; this is encoded by the coding sequence TTGTCGAATGATTTAACGGCGATTACAGAGTACCTTCTTGAGCTTGATGCCTTAAAACTGGTTAACCGCCGCACCTATATCGATGGTGGCGCTCGTCTTGAAAACTCTGCTGAACATTCATGGCATTTGGCTATGGCTTGCTGGTCAATTTCAAGAAGTTTTAATCTTGACATATCTGAAGAAAAATTACTGAAGCTAGCGTTAATCCATGATTTAGGTGAAATAGACGCTGGCGATACCTTTCTTTATGCTAGCGACAGAAGTACCGCGCATACCGCTGAGCGAGAAGGTGTAAAGCGTTTAAAAACCTATCCAGGTAATGGGGTTGCTGAGCTTTCTGAACTGTGGGAAGAGCAAGAAACAGGCGATAGCTTAGAGACTAAATTACTAAAGGCAGTAGATAGAATGTTGCCTTTTTTACATAATATTTCTAGCGAAGGTAAAACCTGGCGAGAGCTTGGCATAAAGAAATCTCAAGTATTAGCAGCACATGCATTCATTGCCCATGATTTCCCTGAAATCCACTCATGGATGCTTGATAATATTCAGGTAGCAGTGCAAGAGGGTTGGCTACAAGACTCTTGA
- a CDS encoding methyltransferase family protein yields the protein MMSLELKVPPPLQALIIGAVMYGVSRMFPALQFSLVGSAWLGAILTIIGLGISIMGVTEFKKAQTTINPHVPHNSTSLVTNGIYRYTRNPMYLGLVLVLSGWGLYLSNLLAFALIPIFIIYISHFQIQPEERIMAKKFGNKYQVYLAKVRRWL from the coding sequence ATGATGTCTTTAGAGCTTAAAGTTCCACCGCCATTGCAAGCCTTAATTATAGGTGCTGTAATGTACGGGGTATCTAGAATGTTTCCCGCATTGCAGTTTTCACTGGTTGGGTCGGCTTGGCTGGGCGCTATTCTAACGATTATAGGGTTGGGTATTAGCATCATGGGGGTTACTGAATTTAAAAAAGCACAAACCACTATTAATCCGCATGTGCCGCACAATTCTACCAGTCTAGTAACCAATGGCATTTATCGATATACGCGCAATCCTATGTATCTAGGGTTGGTGCTTGTTTTATCAGGTTGGGGGCTATATTTGTCTAACTTATTAGCGTTTGCTCTCATTCCCATTTTTATCATTTATATAAGCCACTTTCAAATTCAACCAGAAGAAAGGATTATGGCGAAGAAGTTTGGCAATAAGTATCAAGTCTATCTAGCGAAAGTGCGCCGGTGGCTATAG
- a CDS encoding PhzF family phenazine biosynthesis protein, whose protein sequence is MRLEINVIDAFTDTLFKGNSAAVIITDSWLSDDLMQSIAMENNLSETAFLVVDESDTLDDKDQSDTVVTYHIRWFSPLTEIDFCGHATLASAFVLFKKNPSLTVINFLVTAVGTLSVVQTDSGKIQMNFPNTKPNKVDSIPESLLAGLSIAPVEVYCNGQAYFVIYHSESDVLSVVRDNDTLKQLKPLDVVVTCKTESDQYNKYNFISRYFWPVNGGDEDPVTGSSHTGLAPLWAERLGKNELIGYQASSRGGVVDCVVADDRVFIAGNAVHYLTGFITI, encoded by the coding sequence ATGCGACTCGAAATCAACGTTATTGATGCCTTTACGGATACCCTGTTTAAAGGAAACTCAGCGGCAGTTATTATCACAGATAGCTGGTTAAGTGATGATTTGATGCAGTCTATTGCGATGGAAAATAATCTATCTGAGACTGCGTTTCTAGTGGTGGATGAGTCAGATACGCTAGATGATAAAGACCAGTCAGATACAGTCGTTACCTATCATATCCGCTGGTTTTCGCCACTGACTGAGATCGATTTTTGTGGTCATGCGACCTTAGCATCAGCTTTTGTCTTATTCAAAAAGAACCCTAGTCTAACCGTAATTAATTTTTTAGTGACTGCTGTTGGGACACTGTCAGTCGTACAAACAGACTCTGGCAAAATTCAAATGAATTTTCCTAATACTAAGCCTAACAAGGTCGATAGTATCCCAGAGAGTTTATTAGCGGGCTTATCTATTGCTCCTGTTGAGGTCTATTGTAATGGCCAGGCGTATTTTGTTATTTACCACTCTGAGTCTGACGTACTGTCGGTAGTTCGTGATAACGACACTTTGAAGCAGCTAAAGCCCTTAGATGTGGTGGTTACCTGCAAGACTGAGTCAGACCAATATAATAAATATAATTTTATCTCTAGGTATTTTTGGCCCGTAAATGGCGGTGACGAAGATCCAGTAACTGGATCAAGTCATACTGGATTGGCACCATTGTGGGCAGAGCGGCTGGGTAAAAATGAATTAATTGGTTATCAAGCGTCAAGTCGAGGCGGGGTGGTCGACTGTGTTGTTGCAGATGATAGAGTGTTTATTGCTGGCAATGCGGTGCACTATCTAACAGGATTTATTACTATTTAG
- a CDS encoding YnfA family protein: MSELKTVGLFMLTALAEIAGCYLPYLWLREGKSIWLLIPGALSLVAFVWLLTLHPTAAGRVYAAYGGVYIFMAIMWLWTVNGIRPTIWDIVGSAIALLGMAIIMFAPRSA, translated from the coding sequence TTGTCTGAATTGAAGACCGTGGGTCTTTTTATGCTTACCGCGCTAGCGGAAATTGCTGGCTGCTACTTACCATACCTTTGGTTGCGAGAAGGTAAGTCGATTTGGCTTTTGATACCAGGGGCGTTGAGTTTGGTCGCTTTTGTATGGCTGTTGACCCTACATCCAACCGCTGCGGGCAGAGTCTATGCCGCTTATGGCGGTGTTTATATCTTTATGGCGATTATGTGGTTATGGACAGTCAATGGTATTCGGCCAACTATATGGGACATCGTAGGATCTGCGATAGCGCTGTTAGGCATGGCTATTATTATGTTTGCACCACGTAGCGCCTAA
- a CDS encoding 6-pyruvoyl trahydropterin synthase family protein, producing MRIRKLFKFENAHIVRNCSSERCKHSIHGHSYQIELILEAHSLDHGHMVYDFGLLKSSIKDIIDSFDHAICFWNQDDPEYIAACKKFSARWISLPVSPSAEQFSRVIFFWAQQVLQQTQMQNGEADVSVYSVIAHETATGYAQCFADDVANDQMGKLELDKFEFSAQVCAEWHDPELYAKLIRGERFINPSVTMQVQPDV from the coding sequence ATGCGTATCCGTAAACTTTTTAAATTCGAAAATGCTCATATCGTTCGTAATTGTAGCTCTGAGCGCTGCAAGCATTCCATTCATGGTCATAGCTATCAGATTGAGTTGATTCTTGAGGCTCATAGCTTAGATCATGGACATATGGTTTATGACTTTGGGCTGTTGAAGTCCTCAATCAAGGACATTATTGATAGCTTTGATCACGCGATTTGTTTTTGGAATCAAGACGATCCTGAGTATATCGCTGCTTGCAAAAAGTTCAGTGCCCGCTGGATAAGTTTGCCAGTTTCTCCATCAGCTGAGCAGTTTTCACGGGTAATATTTTTTTGGGCGCAACAAGTATTACAGCAAACCCAGATGCAAAATGGTGAGGCTGATGTGAGTGTGTATTCAGTAATTGCTCACGAAACGGCAACCGGTTATGCACAATGCTTTGCTGATGATGTGGCCAATGATCAGATGGGTAAGCTTGAACTGGATAAGTTTGAATTTAGCGCGCAAGTTTGTGCTGAATGGCATGATCCAGAGCTATATGCCAAACTAATACGCGGTGAGCGTTTTATCAATCCATCGGTGACTATGCAGGTGCAGCCAGATGTCTAA
- the mutL gene encoding DNA mismatch repair endonuclease MutL — protein sequence MPDNTHSDTRIKKLSPLLINQLAAGEVVTRPSAVVKELLENAIDAGATDIEIRITQGGMGMIEVVDNGDGIHPDDMVMAITRHATSKVADIANLHGISTLGFRGEALAATAAVSRLTLASSHNDSGIGRQLQVAGVLADTPKLTPVVHNQGTTITVKDLYFNVPARRGNLKSIGTEFAHIEIVVREVALARADVTLSLYHDQKKRLTLSATSVDSAVGSIAGSNENHLPLSRLEQALGLALVDNALEITVDLSSLLHESNISSDYPNKRATISGWLWPVTNEQSNQATFTSLPKLLYVNGRLVKEIAISNQLRQLATNAQLAGIGYALYFELPGHWLNINVHPTKQRIKISPLNNVMAHLSHVIALKLKKINTNTSQASIRAAPLDNHSHEAVSFKDTPLKDATSHQQVRAPQSQYQHSDKQQLLNKPLPEPSYFDINSTDNSSFDKENSLSSSTNDRPSAFSNSPLPHCLNVIDDVSQRYQATSAAAIESDDQSSLPWLLFYSQGQCLLIDQQRWQENWQSVFKAKLESQTLGEQQCLEQALDKKNTVPASAAMINQQINSCAERMSTQQLIAFKETIEQALSTHAHSMLNTEQLLKAMLSNAST from the coding sequence ATGCCAGATAATACTCATTCCGATACCCGTATCAAAAAGTTATCACCACTGCTAATCAATCAATTGGCAGCCGGTGAGGTAGTGACCCGCCCGTCGGCCGTGGTCAAAGAGCTGTTAGAAAATGCTATTGATGCTGGCGCTACTGATATAGAAATACGCATTACCCAAGGTGGCATGGGTATGATTGAAGTCGTGGATAATGGTGATGGTATTCATCCCGATGACATGGTGATGGCGATTACTCGTCATGCGACCAGCAAAGTCGCTGATATCGCTAATTTGCACGGTATTAGTACATTAGGCTTTCGCGGCGAGGCGCTCGCAGCCACAGCGGCTGTTTCTCGTCTAACATTGGCTAGCAGCCATAATGACAGTGGCATTGGCCGTCAGTTGCAAGTCGCTGGCGTGTTGGCAGATACACCCAAGCTAACGCCGGTCGTGCACAACCAAGGTACAACGATTACAGTAAAGGACCTATATTTTAACGTACCGGCGCGGCGCGGTAATCTTAAGTCTATTGGCACTGAGTTTGCTCATATTGAAATCGTTGTCCGTGAGGTAGCTTTAGCGCGTGCGGATGTGACCTTAAGCCTTTATCATGATCAAAAAAAACGTTTAACGTTATCGGCAACTTCAGTTGACAGCGCGGTTGGTAGTATAGCTGGTAGTAATGAGAATCATCTACCTTTGTCGCGTCTTGAGCAAGCATTAGGGCTCGCCTTAGTTGATAATGCGCTAGAAATAACAGTAGATCTATCGAGTCTTTTACACGAGTCAAATATTTCTTCTGACTATCCCAACAAGCGAGCAACTATCAGCGGTTGGTTATGGCCAGTTACTAATGAGCAGAGCAATCAAGCCACCTTTACCTCTCTGCCAAAGCTACTTTACGTGAATGGCCGCTTGGTTAAAGAAATCGCTATTAGCAACCAGCTACGTCAGCTTGCAACCAATGCTCAACTCGCTGGTATCGGCTACGCACTATATTTTGAATTACCCGGACATTGGCTTAATATTAATGTGCATCCCACTAAGCAGCGTATCAAAATCAGTCCTTTAAACAATGTTATGGCGCATTTAAGTCATGTCATCGCTCTTAAACTCAAAAAGATAAACACAAATACCTCGCAAGCGTCAATTCGTGCAGCACCTTTAGATAACCACTCACATGAAGCAGTTTCATTCAAAGATACTCCTTTGAAGGATGCGACTTCACACCAGCAAGTGCGAGCGCCTCAGTCTCAATATCAGCACTCAGATAAGCAACAGCTGTTAAACAAACCATTGCCAGAACCATCATATTTCGATATTAATAGTACTGATAATAGTAGCTTTGACAAAGAAAATAGCCTAAGTAGTAGTACCAATGACAGGCCATCTGCCTTTAGTAACTCACCTTTACCGCACTGCTTAAACGTGATTGATGATGTCTCTCAACGTTATCAAGCGACTTCGGCTGCTGCAATTGAAAGCGATGACCAGTCATCATTGCCGTGGTTATTGTTTTATAGTCAAGGACAATGTTTGCTCATCGATCAACAACGTTGGCAAGAAAATTGGCAGTCGGTATTTAAGGCTAAACTGGAGTCCCAGACGTTAGGTGAACAACAGTGCTTGGAGCAAGCGCTTGACAAGAAAAATACTGTGCCAGCTAGCGCTGCGATGATCAATCAGCAAATAAATAGCTGTGCCGAGCGCATGTCTACTCAGCAGTTAATAGCATTTAAAGAAACCATTGAACAAGCACTCAGTACTCATGCCCACTCTATGCTCAATACCGAGCAGCTACTCAAAGCCATGTTATCAAACGCGTCAACGTAA